A genomic window from Natrinema sp. HArc-T2 includes:
- a CDS encoding heme ABC transporter ATP-binding protein yields the protein MTEPRRPPETTDGDLESDEQSRPDPATISVEDVSLSFSELSVLEDVSLTIEPGEFVGFVGPNGAGKTTLLRLISGALEPDSGSIEIDGTDVHGLSSRASSRLVSVVPQDTTLSFSFPVRDVVEMGRHPHRSRFSSATPDDRAAVERALERTRTVELADRPIDEVSGGQRQRVVLARAIAQATPVMLLDEPTASLDVNHQVETLELVRELVDEGRTVIAAIHDLDLAARYCDRLVLLSDGAVARDGPPSTVLTGDALADSFDANAVVTQNPVTGTETVTALADAREPEPASRPDRVHVLGTGTAAGGVVARLESAGIDVTLGPVSSGDAAAETARSLGVETVETEPFARLTADDRSAAAGLIREADVTVLADLVLGAGTQPLLETLATTAGVVVVETRPLSERDFADADARARYNACCERAVDATLEGIRDAVVEAATSSSNPRSTVDSIDADD from the coding sequence ATGACCGAGCCCAGACGACCACCCGAGACGACAGATGGCGACCTCGAGAGCGACGAACAGTCGCGACCGGATCCAGCGACGATCTCCGTCGAAGATGTCTCGCTGTCCTTCAGCGAGCTCTCGGTGCTCGAGGACGTCTCACTGACGATCGAGCCCGGTGAGTTCGTCGGGTTCGTCGGCCCGAACGGGGCCGGCAAGACCACCCTTTTGCGGCTGATCAGCGGCGCGCTCGAGCCCGATTCGGGGTCGATCGAGATCGACGGGACCGACGTTCACGGGCTCTCCTCACGGGCCTCGAGTCGGCTCGTCTCGGTCGTGCCCCAGGACACGACGCTGTCGTTTTCGTTCCCCGTCCGTGACGTCGTCGAGATGGGGCGACACCCGCATCGCTCCCGGTTCTCGTCGGCGACGCCCGACGACCGGGCGGCGGTCGAGCGCGCGTTAGAACGGACCCGAACGGTCGAGTTGGCCGACCGACCGATCGACGAGGTCAGCGGCGGCCAGCGCCAGCGGGTCGTCCTCGCGCGGGCGATCGCCCAGGCGACGCCGGTCATGCTGTTAGACGAGCCGACGGCGAGTCTCGACGTCAACCACCAGGTCGAGACGCTCGAGCTCGTCCGCGAACTGGTCGACGAGGGTCGGACCGTGATCGCAGCGATCCACGATCTCGATCTCGCGGCACGCTACTGTGACCGACTGGTGCTGCTGTCGGATGGGGCGGTCGCCAGAGACGGCCCACCGTCAACAGTGCTGACCGGCGACGCGCTGGCCGACTCCTTCGACGCGAACGCAGTCGTCACACAGAATCCGGTGACGGGAACCGAGACGGTGACCGCGCTGGCGGATGCCCGCGAACCGGAGCCAGCGTCGCGCCCGGACCGGGTTCACGTCCTTGGCACGGGAACCGCCGCGGGCGGCGTCGTCGCCAGACTCGAGTCCGCGGGGATCGACGTGACGCTCGGCCCCGTCTCGAGTGGCGACGCTGCAGCCGAGACGGCCCGCTCGCTGGGCGTCGAAACGGTTGAGACCGAGCCGTTCGCGCGCCTGACCGCCGACGACCGTTCTGCCGCCGCGGGGCTGATTCGCGAGGCCGACGTGACGGTGCTTGCGGATCTGGTTCTCGGTGCTGGCACGCAGCCCCTGCTCGAGACACTCGCGACCACAGCCGGAGTGGTGGTCGTCGAAACACGACCTCTCTCCGAGCGCGATTTCGCGGATGCGGACGCTCGAGCGCGGTACAACGCCTGTTGCGAGCGAGCAGTGGACGCGACGCTCGAGGGGATCCGTGATGCGGTCGTCGAGGCAGCGACGAGTAGTTCGAATCCGCGGTCGACAGTCGACTCGATCGACGCCGACGATTGA
- the gatE gene encoding Glu-tRNA(Gln) amidotransferase subunit GatE — translation MTEYDYEALGLVAGLEIHQQLDTATKLFCQCPTDLREPDAATRSFTRYLHPTRSELGELDDAAVEESMVEREFEYLAYDSTCLVEEDDEPPHELDDEALETVLEIAQLMDMNPVDQAHVMRKIVVDGSNTSGFQRSSLIATDGEIETSDGAVGIEDLMLEEESAQRVEETDDGVRYSLDRLGIPLVEIGTQPDISSPEQALEAAERIGMLLRSTGKVKRGLGTIRQDVNVSIEEGARVEIKGVQSLDDIDDIVRNEVGRQAELVEIRDELEAREASVGETQDVTAVFEDTDSGVIRGALNAGGSVMAVPLYGFDGLVGREIAPDRRLGTEFSDHAKRHGAGGIFHTDELPAYGVTDEEVAALRDAVGVDPADAVAIVADETDIAENAIDAVADRAATALEGVPEETRGANDDGTTRYLRPLPGAARMYPETDVPPVEPDPSDVPEPELLTAKVERYQDEYDLGEGLAEQVAYGKYMPLFEDVVADSVDPTLAATTLESTLTELRRDDVPVEALTREHIEDVLEMVDDGDLPNEGVPDLLTVLAEAPAQTAEAAAEDAGLGGADEDEVREAVVEVVERNASQVEAEGMQAFSGLMGECMGALRGKADGDLVSQLLREEIQKRA, via the coding sequence ATGACTGAGTACGATTACGAGGCCCTCGGACTCGTCGCCGGGCTGGAGATCCACCAGCAACTCGATACGGCGACGAAGCTGTTCTGCCAGTGTCCGACCGACCTCCGCGAACCCGACGCGGCGACGCGGTCGTTCACGCGCTATCTCCACCCCACCCGGAGCGAACTGGGCGAACTCGACGACGCCGCCGTCGAGGAGAGCATGGTCGAACGAGAGTTTGAGTATCTCGCCTACGATTCGACGTGTCTCGTTGAGGAAGACGACGAGCCACCACACGAACTCGACGACGAGGCCCTCGAGACGGTGCTCGAGATCGCCCAGCTGATGGACATGAACCCGGTCGATCAGGCCCACGTCATGCGCAAGATCGTCGTCGACGGCTCGAACACGAGTGGCTTCCAGCGCTCGTCGCTGATCGCCACCGACGGCGAAATCGAGACGAGCGACGGGGCCGTCGGGATCGAGGATCTCATGCTCGAGGAAGAGAGCGCCCAGCGCGTCGAAGAAACCGACGACGGCGTCCGCTACAGCCTCGACCGATTGGGAATCCCGCTTGTCGAGATCGGGACCCAGCCTGACATCTCCTCGCCCGAACAGGCCCTCGAGGCCGCCGAGCGGATCGGGATGCTGCTGCGCTCGACGGGCAAGGTCAAACGCGGCCTGGGAACGATCCGCCAGGACGTCAACGTCTCCATCGAGGAGGGCGCACGCGTCGAGATCAAGGGCGTCCAGAGCTTAGACGACATCGACGACATCGTCCGCAACGAGGTCGGTCGGCAGGCCGAACTCGTCGAGATTCGTGACGAACTCGAGGCACGCGAGGCGTCGGTCGGCGAGACGCAGGACGTGACCGCGGTCTTCGAAGACACCGACAGCGGCGTCATCCGCGGCGCGCTGAACGCAGGTGGCTCCGTGATGGCGGTGCCACTGTATGGCTTCGACGGCCTCGTTGGCCGTGAAATCGCGCCCGACCGACGGCTCGGCACCGAGTTCTCGGATCACGCCAAGCGCCACGGCGCGGGCGGGATTTTCCACACCGACGAACTCCCTGCCTACGGCGTCACCGACGAGGAAGTGGCGGCGCTGCGCGACGCAGTCGGCGTCGATCCCGCAGACGCCGTCGCGATCGTCGCCGACGAGACTGACATCGCCGAGAATGCCATCGACGCCGTCGCCGACCGGGCTGCGACCGCGCTCGAGGGCGTCCCCGAGGAGACCCGCGGCGCGAACGACGACGGGACCACCCGCTACCTCCGTCCCCTTCCGGGGGCGGCGCGGATGTACCCCGAGACGGACGTGCCGCCGGTCGAACCGGACCCGAGCGACGTGCCCGAACCCGAACTCCTCACCGCAAAGGTCGAGCGCTATCAGGACGAGTACGATCTCGGCGAAGGGCTAGCCGAACAGGTCGCCTACGGGAAGTACATGCCGCTATTCGAGGATGTAGTTGCCGACAGTGTCGATCCGACGCTGGCTGCGACGACGCTCGAGTCGACGCTGACCGAGCTCCGGCGCGACGACGTTCCCGTCGAGGCGCTCACCCGCGAGCACATCGAGGACGTCCTCGAGATGGTCGACGACGGCGACCTGCCAAACGAGGGCGTGCCGGACCTGCTGACGGTGCTGGCCGAAGCGCCGGCCCAGACAGCCGAAGCGGCAGCCGAAGACGCCGGACTTGGCGGTGCCGACGAGGACGAGGTCCGCGAGGCCGTCGTCGAGGTCGTCGAGCGCAACGCGTCGCAGGTCGAAGCCGAGGGGATGCAGGCGTTCTCCGGGCTCATGGGTGAGTGTATGGGTGCGCTCCGCGGGAAAGCGGACGGTGACCTCGTGAGCCAGCTGCTCCGTGAGGAAATCCAGAAGCGAGCCTAA
- a CDS encoding Lrp/AsnC family transcriptional regulator translates to MDDRDVRLLKAIAELETGSPERLHEATGIPVSTIHYRLNNLREEGIIANDRYDIDLEELGLGVTVLVEIHADYQGSYEEFADRLLTVEGVTNVYFTMGETDFIVVARLSGSEMVERLIAEFEELEGVDRTVSTFVISAVEERDALQSYSLETLLEELVEG, encoded by the coding sequence ATGGACGACCGCGACGTGCGCCTGCTCAAGGCGATCGCCGAACTCGAGACAGGGAGCCCCGAGCGACTCCACGAAGCGACCGGGATTCCGGTCTCGACGATCCACTATCGGCTCAACAACCTTCGTGAGGAGGGAATCATCGCAAACGACCGCTACGACATCGATCTCGAGGAACTCGGCCTCGGCGTCACCGTCTTAGTCGAGATTCACGCCGATTACCAGGGCTCCTACGAGGAGTTCGCGGATCGGCTCCTGACCGTCGAGGGTGTCACGAACGTCTACTTCACGATGGGCGAGACGGACTTCATCGTCGTCGCGCGACTGAGCGGCAGCGAGATGGTCGAGCGGCTGATCGCCGAGTTCGAGGAACTCGAGGGCGTCGACCGAACTGTCTCGACGTTCGTCATCTCAGCGGTCGAAGAACGAGACGCTTTGCAGAGTTACAGTCTCGAGACGCTGCTCGAGGAGTTAGTCGAGGGCTGA
- a CDS encoding DMT family transporter: protein MNLLGSMPDGYREATLFSILALCWGSSFVAIEIGLEYVPPLLFAGLRYALAGVIVLGYAIVVADRTRPRGKAEWLAVTVAGVFVIALYHGLLYLGELYVSGAVAATVVSTAPILTAAFAGIVLPSERIAPAGIVGFVLGLVGVIAIVQPSPDALAGEVTVGAVLVFASAVAFALGSVLVRPIDAAALPLETLQAWAMLIGAGVLLGWSFLRGESVAAVELTTEMLLSFGYLTIISGVFAFLLYFELLERSGATQVTLVSYAEPVVAMGVSWLVLGHVVDSLTLVGLVTILAGFVVIKRRALRSLLRSLLEGRSAATS, encoded by the coding sequence ATGAATCTACTTGGATCAATGCCAGATGGATATCGCGAGGCGACACTCTTTTCGATCCTCGCGCTCTGCTGGGGGAGTTCGTTCGTCGCGATCGAGATCGGCCTCGAGTACGTGCCACCACTGCTGTTCGCCGGGCTTCGCTACGCGCTCGCGGGCGTAATCGTCCTCGGGTACGCGATCGTCGTGGCCGATCGCACGCGACCACGAGGGAAGGCGGAGTGGCTTGCCGTCACGGTTGCTGGCGTCTTCGTCATCGCGCTCTATCACGGGCTCTTGTACCTCGGAGAACTGTACGTCTCGGGGGCCGTCGCAGCGACCGTCGTCAGTACGGCGCCGATCCTGACAGCAGCGTTCGCCGGCATCGTCCTCCCGTCGGAACGAATCGCGCCCGCTGGCATCGTTGGCTTCGTGCTTGGACTCGTCGGTGTAATCGCGATCGTCCAGCCCTCACCCGATGCGCTCGCTGGTGAGGTCACCGTCGGCGCTGTCCTCGTGTTCGCCTCCGCCGTCGCGTTCGCTCTCGGCAGCGTCCTCGTTCGACCGATCGACGCGGCGGCGTTGCCACTCGAGACGCTGCAGGCCTGGGCGATGCTCATCGGCGCGGGTGTGTTGTTGGGGTGGTCGTTCCTCCGCGGCGAGTCGGTCGCGGCAGTCGAACTGACCACCGAAATGCTGCTCTCGTTTGGCTACCTGACGATCATTTCCGGCGTGTTCGCCTTTTTGCTCTACTTCGAACTGCTCGAGCGAAGCGGTGCAACGCAGGTTACCCTCGTCAGTTACGCCGAGCCAGTCGTTGCGATGGGTGTTAGCTGGCTTGTGCTGGGACACGTCGTCGACTCGCTGACGCTCGTCGGGCTGGTGACGATCCTCGCAGGCTTCGTCGTCATCAAACGCCGAGCGCTCCGATCGTTGCTCCGCTCGCTCCTCGAGGGACGGTCGGCTGCGACCTCGTGA
- a CDS encoding HTH domain-containing protein, which produces MSETRDSETTALTAVCHVRAPLLLEPIDEQVETLRACESESAIDELLLRSWPQEVALSDESPYQEVIDTYERFTQWADERGVSVQPPFRERSTTSQVTGKTRDRLVTPLLCLEVYADDELVGVFPHTDERTEETYTTDEAIATLRTDEVPEPLGSVAREAETAATSNTCPDCGGTLVDGQGLFACSDCGWIGTVTETGRYEPQPDELTSEREPTLIATR; this is translated from the coding sequence ATGTCCGAGACGCGAGATTCCGAGACAACGGCGCTTACAGCGGTTTGTCACGTGCGCGCACCGTTACTGCTCGAGCCGATCGACGAGCAGGTCGAGACGCTGCGGGCCTGTGAATCCGAGAGCGCGATCGACGAGTTGCTGCTTCGAAGCTGGCCCCAAGAGGTCGCGCTGTCCGATGAAAGCCCCTATCAGGAAGTCATCGACACCTACGAACGGTTCACCCAGTGGGCCGACGAGCGCGGCGTCAGCGTCCAGCCGCCGTTCCGCGAGCGATCGACGACCTCGCAGGTGACCGGTAAGACGCGAGACCGGCTGGTGACACCGCTTTTGTGTCTCGAGGTGTACGCCGACGACGAACTGGTCGGCGTCTTCCCCCACACGGACGAGCGAACCGAGGAGACGTACACGACCGACGAGGCGATTGCCACGCTCAGAACCGATGAGGTGCCGGAACCGCTCGGCTCGGTCGCACGCGAGGCAGAGACGGCTGCGACATCGAATACGTGTCCTGACTGTGGCGGGACGCTGGTCGACGGCCAAGGGCTGTTCGCCTGCAGTGACTGTGGCTGGATCGGCACCGTCACCGAGACCGGTCGGTACGAACCACAGCCGGATGAACTCACGAGCGAGCGCGAACCGACACTGATCGCGACTCGATAA